A single window of Malus sylvestris chromosome 5, drMalSylv7.2, whole genome shotgun sequence DNA harbors:
- the LOC126622730 gene encoding uncharacterized protein LOC126622730 isoform X2, whose translation MNGMQIGKAHNADKPSPGCLGRMVNLFDLGNGVPGNKLLTDKPHRDGSSLSRSQSDVATMLGPPPFGDHIDDKVIVSELRRSSSNNKASGTPIKILLDREMSKEVVSKKNPPNLVAKLMGLDALPLEQSDSASQRSHTNCYSQGTNNSMPLGCWQQEDGFLENGMPCEFHQCSEQNDYKDVYEVWQQPQKANYGRNMLPQKGRYNEKVNEKKMTLVRQKFMEAKRLATDERLRQSKEFQDALDVLSSNRELFLKFLQEPNSLFSQHLHELQSIPPQPTETKRITVLRPSKMVSSEKLSGTGDKNDEQTKKSAQVGQAAAWDKGHHGYSPTIIDQEVDGYLAPPTRIVVLRPSPGKANDIKAVVSSPTSSPRVLHGENFYEEREDDEERESREVAKEITQKMRDNLMGHRRDKTLISSVFSNGHTGDESSFYKSEHEYAGGNLSDSEVMSPSSRHSWDYVNRFGSPFSSSSFSRVSCSPESSVCREAKKRLSERWAMMALNGNPQEQRHTRRSSSTLGEMLALSEIKKPERSEDESIQKEQEPRESVSCLPIDFRKEEGAVDSPRSLLRSQSLPVSSTAYGGGVNVQVSDPEAVKTDVPKELTRAKSMKSSLKGKVSSLFFSRNKKSNKGKSSESQSALAEPPNSLVPPGIISGDASQCANDGGFEGCLSPALFGYLGKESPRLTSMGQNQGTVPREAGMCVAKPVVPGCVGENPDQPSPISVLEPLFEEDDNTAQESSVHLKQDHLGRLLKSNLIDKSPPIGSIARTLSWDESCAETATPYLLKSPSVSTEEEEQDWHATVQTLLSAAGLDGEVQCDSFFTIWHSLESPLDPALRDKYANQSDKEPLHEAKRRRLRSSRKLVFDCVNAALVDNTGYGSDSCTRTTSCSGAHDRFVEGDSPLLADRLWARMKEWFSDEVRCVSEDGGDINGLVVERVVERMVKKEVVGKGWSEHMRLEIDNLGRDIEGKLLEELVEESVVDLTGRT comes from the exons ATGAACGGGATGCAGATCGGCAAAGCTCATAACGCGGACAAGCCTTCCCCTGGATGCTTGGGAAGAATGGTGAACCTCTTTGATTTGGGTAATGGGGTTCCTGGAAATAAGCTGCTTACTGATAAACCGCACCGTGATG GCTCTTCACTCTCAAGGAGTCAATCAGATGTGGCAACAATGTTGGGCCCTCCTCCCTTTGGAGATCACATAGATGATAAAGTG ATTGTGTCTGAGTTAAGAAGAAGTTCATCAAACAATAAGGCAAGTGGAACACCCATAAAGATCCTTTTAGACCGAGAAATGTCAAAAGAAGTGGTATCTAAGAAGAATCCGCCCAACTTGGTTGCTAAATTGATGGGGCTTGATGCTCTCCCACTTGAGCAGTCCGATTCAGCTTCACAAAGAAGTCATACAAACTGTTATTCACAAGGTACTAATAACAGCATGCCATTGGGATGTTGGCAGCAAGAAGATGGGTTTTTGGAAAACGGAATGCCATGCGAATTTCATCAGTGTTCAGAGCAGAATGATTATAAAGATGTTTATGAAGTCTGGCAACAACCTCAGAAAGCAAATTATGGAAGAAATATGTTGCCGCAGAAGGGAAGGTATAATGAAAAAGTTAACGAGAAGAAGATGACTCTTGTTCGTCAGAAGTTCATGGAAGCGAAACGCTTGGCCACCGATGAGAGGCTTCGCCAGTCCAAGGAGTTCCAAGATGCACTTGACGTATTAAGTTCCAATAGAGAATTGTTCCTCAAGTTTCTGCAAGAACCTAATTCCTTATTTTCTCAGCATCTACATGAATTACAATCTATTCCTCCCCAGCCTACCGAGACAAAGCGGATCACTGTTCTCAGACCTTCAAAGATGGTTTCTAGTGAAAAATTATCAGGCACAGGGGACAAGAATGATGAACAGACAAAGAAATCAGCTCAGGTCGGTCAAGCAGCTGCATGGGACAAAGGCCACCATGGATACTCTCCTACTATTATTGATCAGGAAGTTGATGGATATCTGGCTCCACCAACTCGGATAGTGGTATTAAGGCCTAGCCCTGGGAAGGCTAATGACATTAAGGCTGTGGTTTCTTCACCCACCTCATCACCAAGAGTTTTACATGGTGAAAACTTCTATGAGGAACGTGAAGATGATGAGGAGCGAGAATCAAGAGAAGTTGCAAAGGAGATCACGCAGAAGATGCGTGATAATTTGATGGGTCATCGGAGGGACAAAACTTTGATTTCCTCTGTATTTTCCAATGGCCATACCGGTGATGAAAGTTCATTTTATAAATCAGAACATGAATATGCAGGAGGAAATCTCAGTGATTCTGAAGTTATGTCGCCATCTTCTAGGCATTCATGGGATTACGTCAATAGGTTTGGCAGCCCTTTTTCTTCGTCCTCCTTCAGCCGCGTGTCATGTTCGCCAGAATCATCCGTTTGCAGAGAGGCAAAGAAGCGACTTTCTGAAAGATGGGCAATGATGGCACTAAATGGGAATCCTCAGGAACAAAGACATACTCGGAGGAGCTCTAGTACACTGGGAGAGATGCTTGCCCTTTCAGAGATAAAGAAGCCAGAAAGATCTGAGGATGAGAGTATTCAGAAGGAACAAGAACCAAGGGAATCAGTTTCATGCTTGCCTATTGATTTTAGAAAAGAAGAAGGTGCTGTTGATTCTCCCAGAAGTCTTTTGAGGTCACAATCTCTCCCTGTATCTTCTACAGCATATGGTGGCGGGGTCAATGTTCAAGTTTCAGATCCCGAAGCTGTAAAGACAGATGTTCCCAAAGAGCTGACAAGGGCAAAGAGCATGAAATCATCGCTGAAAGGGAAAGTCTCAAGTTTATTTTTCTCCAGAAATAAGAAATCAAATAAAGGGAAATCCAGCGAATCTCAATCTGCCCTTGCTGAACCACCAAATTCTCTGGTTCCTCCTGGCATAATTAGTGGTGATGCATCTCAGTGTGCTAATGATGGTGGTTTTGAAGGTTGTCTGTCTCCTGCTTTATTTGGATATTTGGGAAAAGAATCTCCACGTTTAACAAGCATGGGACAAAACCAAGGCACAGTTCCACGCGAG GCAGGGATGTGTGTGGCAAAGCCTGTGGTGCCCGGTTGTGTTGGTGAGAATCCGGATCAGCCAAGTCCAATATCAGTTCTAGAACCACTGTTCGAAGAGGATGACAATACAGCCCAGGAATCCTCCGTGCATTTGAAGCAAGACCACCtag GTAGACTTCTCAAGTCTAACTTGATTGACAAATCACCACCTATAGGATCAATTGCGCGGACGCTGTCATGGGATGAGTCTTGTGCAGAGACTGCCACACCATATCTATTAAAATCCCCTTCGGTTTCAACTGAGGAGGAAGAACAAGACTGGCATGCCACTGTCCAGACTCTTTTATCCGCAGCTGGCCTAGACGGCGAGGTGCAGTGCGACTCCTTTTTCACAATATGGCATTCGCTTGAAAGTCCTTTGGACCCGGCTCTGAGAGACAAGTACGCCAACCAAAGTGACAAAGAGCCTCTGCATGAGGCTAAACGAAGGCGATTGCGATCAAGTCGGAAGCTTGTATTCGACTGCGTGAATGCAGCCTTGGTGGACAACACGGGTTATGGGTCAGACAGCTGCACAAGGACCACGTCATGCAGCGGGGCCCATGACAGATTCGTAGAGGGTGATTCTCCGCTGTTGGCAGACCGCTTGTGGGCCCGAATGAAGGAATGGTTTTCTGATGAGGTGAGGTGTGTTTCGGAGGATGGCGGGGACATCAACGGCCTGGTGGTGGAGAGGGTGGTGGAGAGGATGGTGAAGAAGGAGGTTGTCGGGAAGGGGTGGTCGGAACACATGAGATTGGAAATTGATAATTTGGGGAGGGACATAGAGGGGAAGTTGCTGGAGGAGCTGGTGGAGGAGTCAGTGGTGGATTTGACAGGGAGGACATGA
- the LOC126622730 gene encoding uncharacterized protein LOC126622730 isoform X1, whose amino-acid sequence MNGMQIGKAHNADKPSPGCLGRMVNLFDLGNGVPGNKLLTDKPHRDVLVGSSLSRSQSDVATMLGPPPFGDHIDDKVIVSELRRSSSNNKASGTPIKILLDREMSKEVVSKKNPPNLVAKLMGLDALPLEQSDSASQRSHTNCYSQGTNNSMPLGCWQQEDGFLENGMPCEFHQCSEQNDYKDVYEVWQQPQKANYGRNMLPQKGRYNEKVNEKKMTLVRQKFMEAKRLATDERLRQSKEFQDALDVLSSNRELFLKFLQEPNSLFSQHLHELQSIPPQPTETKRITVLRPSKMVSSEKLSGTGDKNDEQTKKSAQVGQAAAWDKGHHGYSPTIIDQEVDGYLAPPTRIVVLRPSPGKANDIKAVVSSPTSSPRVLHGENFYEEREDDEERESREVAKEITQKMRDNLMGHRRDKTLISSVFSNGHTGDESSFYKSEHEYAGGNLSDSEVMSPSSRHSWDYVNRFGSPFSSSSFSRVSCSPESSVCREAKKRLSERWAMMALNGNPQEQRHTRRSSSTLGEMLALSEIKKPERSEDESIQKEQEPRESVSCLPIDFRKEEGAVDSPRSLLRSQSLPVSSTAYGGGVNVQVSDPEAVKTDVPKELTRAKSMKSSLKGKVSSLFFSRNKKSNKGKSSESQSALAEPPNSLVPPGIISGDASQCANDGGFEGCLSPALFGYLGKESPRLTSMGQNQGTVPREAGMCVAKPVVPGCVGENPDQPSPISVLEPLFEEDDNTAQESSVHLKQDHLGRLLKSNLIDKSPPIGSIARTLSWDESCAETATPYLLKSPSVSTEEEEQDWHATVQTLLSAAGLDGEVQCDSFFTIWHSLESPLDPALRDKYANQSDKEPLHEAKRRRLRSSRKLVFDCVNAALVDNTGYGSDSCTRTTSCSGAHDRFVEGDSPLLADRLWARMKEWFSDEVRCVSEDGGDINGLVVERVVERMVKKEVVGKGWSEHMRLEIDNLGRDIEGKLLEELVEESVVDLTGRT is encoded by the exons ATGAACGGGATGCAGATCGGCAAAGCTCATAACGCGGACAAGCCTTCCCCTGGATGCTTGGGAAGAATGGTGAACCTCTTTGATTTGGGTAATGGGGTTCCTGGAAATAAGCTGCTTACTGATAAACCGCACCGTGATG TTTTGGTAGGCTCTTCACTCTCAAGGAGTCAATCAGATGTGGCAACAATGTTGGGCCCTCCTCCCTTTGGAGATCACATAGATGATAAAGTG ATTGTGTCTGAGTTAAGAAGAAGTTCATCAAACAATAAGGCAAGTGGAACACCCATAAAGATCCTTTTAGACCGAGAAATGTCAAAAGAAGTGGTATCTAAGAAGAATCCGCCCAACTTGGTTGCTAAATTGATGGGGCTTGATGCTCTCCCACTTGAGCAGTCCGATTCAGCTTCACAAAGAAGTCATACAAACTGTTATTCACAAGGTACTAATAACAGCATGCCATTGGGATGTTGGCAGCAAGAAGATGGGTTTTTGGAAAACGGAATGCCATGCGAATTTCATCAGTGTTCAGAGCAGAATGATTATAAAGATGTTTATGAAGTCTGGCAACAACCTCAGAAAGCAAATTATGGAAGAAATATGTTGCCGCAGAAGGGAAGGTATAATGAAAAAGTTAACGAGAAGAAGATGACTCTTGTTCGTCAGAAGTTCATGGAAGCGAAACGCTTGGCCACCGATGAGAGGCTTCGCCAGTCCAAGGAGTTCCAAGATGCACTTGACGTATTAAGTTCCAATAGAGAATTGTTCCTCAAGTTTCTGCAAGAACCTAATTCCTTATTTTCTCAGCATCTACATGAATTACAATCTATTCCTCCCCAGCCTACCGAGACAAAGCGGATCACTGTTCTCAGACCTTCAAAGATGGTTTCTAGTGAAAAATTATCAGGCACAGGGGACAAGAATGATGAACAGACAAAGAAATCAGCTCAGGTCGGTCAAGCAGCTGCATGGGACAAAGGCCACCATGGATACTCTCCTACTATTATTGATCAGGAAGTTGATGGATATCTGGCTCCACCAACTCGGATAGTGGTATTAAGGCCTAGCCCTGGGAAGGCTAATGACATTAAGGCTGTGGTTTCTTCACCCACCTCATCACCAAGAGTTTTACATGGTGAAAACTTCTATGAGGAACGTGAAGATGATGAGGAGCGAGAATCAAGAGAAGTTGCAAAGGAGATCACGCAGAAGATGCGTGATAATTTGATGGGTCATCGGAGGGACAAAACTTTGATTTCCTCTGTATTTTCCAATGGCCATACCGGTGATGAAAGTTCATTTTATAAATCAGAACATGAATATGCAGGAGGAAATCTCAGTGATTCTGAAGTTATGTCGCCATCTTCTAGGCATTCATGGGATTACGTCAATAGGTTTGGCAGCCCTTTTTCTTCGTCCTCCTTCAGCCGCGTGTCATGTTCGCCAGAATCATCCGTTTGCAGAGAGGCAAAGAAGCGACTTTCTGAAAGATGGGCAATGATGGCACTAAATGGGAATCCTCAGGAACAAAGACATACTCGGAGGAGCTCTAGTACACTGGGAGAGATGCTTGCCCTTTCAGAGATAAAGAAGCCAGAAAGATCTGAGGATGAGAGTATTCAGAAGGAACAAGAACCAAGGGAATCAGTTTCATGCTTGCCTATTGATTTTAGAAAAGAAGAAGGTGCTGTTGATTCTCCCAGAAGTCTTTTGAGGTCACAATCTCTCCCTGTATCTTCTACAGCATATGGTGGCGGGGTCAATGTTCAAGTTTCAGATCCCGAAGCTGTAAAGACAGATGTTCCCAAAGAGCTGACAAGGGCAAAGAGCATGAAATCATCGCTGAAAGGGAAAGTCTCAAGTTTATTTTTCTCCAGAAATAAGAAATCAAATAAAGGGAAATCCAGCGAATCTCAATCTGCCCTTGCTGAACCACCAAATTCTCTGGTTCCTCCTGGCATAATTAGTGGTGATGCATCTCAGTGTGCTAATGATGGTGGTTTTGAAGGTTGTCTGTCTCCTGCTTTATTTGGATATTTGGGAAAAGAATCTCCACGTTTAACAAGCATGGGACAAAACCAAGGCACAGTTCCACGCGAG GCAGGGATGTGTGTGGCAAAGCCTGTGGTGCCCGGTTGTGTTGGTGAGAATCCGGATCAGCCAAGTCCAATATCAGTTCTAGAACCACTGTTCGAAGAGGATGACAATACAGCCCAGGAATCCTCCGTGCATTTGAAGCAAGACCACCtag GTAGACTTCTCAAGTCTAACTTGATTGACAAATCACCACCTATAGGATCAATTGCGCGGACGCTGTCATGGGATGAGTCTTGTGCAGAGACTGCCACACCATATCTATTAAAATCCCCTTCGGTTTCAACTGAGGAGGAAGAACAAGACTGGCATGCCACTGTCCAGACTCTTTTATCCGCAGCTGGCCTAGACGGCGAGGTGCAGTGCGACTCCTTTTTCACAATATGGCATTCGCTTGAAAGTCCTTTGGACCCGGCTCTGAGAGACAAGTACGCCAACCAAAGTGACAAAGAGCCTCTGCATGAGGCTAAACGAAGGCGATTGCGATCAAGTCGGAAGCTTGTATTCGACTGCGTGAATGCAGCCTTGGTGGACAACACGGGTTATGGGTCAGACAGCTGCACAAGGACCACGTCATGCAGCGGGGCCCATGACAGATTCGTAGAGGGTGATTCTCCGCTGTTGGCAGACCGCTTGTGGGCCCGAATGAAGGAATGGTTTTCTGATGAGGTGAGGTGTGTTTCGGAGGATGGCGGGGACATCAACGGCCTGGTGGTGGAGAGGGTGGTGGAGAGGATGGTGAAGAAGGAGGTTGTCGGGAAGGGGTGGTCGGAACACATGAGATTGGAAATTGATAATTTGGGGAGGGACATAGAGGGGAAGTTGCTGGAGGAGCTGGTGGAGGAGTCAGTGGTGGATTTGACAGGGAGGACATGA